tttttctgaattaaTCACCATGTGCAGCTAAATTAACCTGAATTTGTGGCTTCCACCACGATGATGATTGTCGGCACACCGGCATGGGAATAGCAACGCCACCTTCTCAGCCCGCTTGCCCCTACCTCAGCCCACAGAAGACCGTCTCGAGAACCCCCGGCAGGCCTAATTCCCCGACTTCTATGTCCCAAGGCTTCCACCACGGCATCTTCGGCTTTTCCGATGGCTTCGATCGGTCTACCAGCCAAGGGCAGCAGCAGCACGTCGCCCAGCAAAGCCGGCGGGACAAGCTAAGAGTGCAAGGCTTCGAGACAGGCGACCATCCGCTCGTCCCCATAGAGGAGCAAGGCGCGGAGTCCAGCATCTACGACTCCACCGCCGCAGCCGCCGGGGCCAGTAACATGCTGTCCGAGATGTTCAATTTCCCCACTTCTGACTTGCTCGCCAGCCAGATCTACCGCCAGACACCAAGGACAGGGCCGATGGCCGGCTTCTCCGGGGACTGGTATGGTGCCAACCGACAAGGAGTGGTGCTGGGCGGTACCAACAACTTGAGCTCCCTTGGTGACTCCACAGTGAAGCACCACCATGATGGCAGCCACCAGCAGCAGCATCCCATCTCGGGGCTGAACGCTGACTCCGCAGCTGCCATGCAGCTGTTTCTCATGAACCCCACGCTGCAGCCACCGCCACCGCCGCAGCAGCAGCACCAAAGGTCTCCATCTCCACCTCCGCCAGCTCCTCCTCCCACCCTCCACCACCACCATCACCACCAGCAACAAGCCTTCCAGTCCTTCGGCGATGCATCCTTCAGCGGGGCAGTGGGGGAGAGCCAGCGGCTATCGTTATCACTGTCGTCGTCGCTGCAGCAATTCGAGATGCCCAAAGCCGAGGAGCTGAGGGTTCGAGATGGGGTGCTCTACTTCAACAACCAaacgcagcagcagcagcagcagcaccaTCCCCCTTCGCTACACTTGCAAGGTCACGGTCACGGCCAGGCAGTGCACATTGAGTACGGGCCGATGGGAGTGGTGAATGTGCTCAGGAACTCCAAGTATGCGAGGGCGGCTCAGGAGCTCTTGGAAGAGTTCTGCAGTGTTGGGAGGAGCCAATTGAAGGGGAGCAGAATAGGGCGGCACCGTGGCAGCTCTTCAAACCCTAACCTTAACCCTATCCATGGTGGCGGTGGTGGTGCCTCTAGCTCTGCCGCCGCTGCCGGGTCCTCTTCGTCTTCTAAGGACCTCCCTCCTTTGTCTCCTGCTGATAGGTTCGAATACCAGAGGAAGAAGGCCAAGCTCATATCCATGCTTGACGAGGCATGTATTAAACTcccgcgcccccccccccccccccctccctcctctctccctctctctctctctctctctctaatgacACAGCTTTTTCTACTTTACCactgtcctctctctctctctctctctctctcaaacacacacacacaaacacgcaTCTGGAGCCTTACCTCCTATTGTTCCGTTTTATGAGTACAACCGGAAGAGCCTCAAGAATTCCGGCAAGTTGGCCGGATTCTTCATCCTGAATAGAAAGGGAAGGCCGGCGGGCAAATGGGGTTGGAGTCTACAGGTGCAAACGAGGTGGTTGAGTTGATCTTAGGTCTTTTTTAATGAGATTTCTTCGATAGTGTTTGTTGTACTTTGGATTTTATCTATGAGTAATGATATGTATACCAATAGGTGGGGTAGAAT
This genomic window from Elaeis guineensis isolate ETL-2024a chromosome 13, EG11, whole genome shotgun sequence contains:
- the LOC105055829 gene encoding uncharacterized protein; translation: MGIATPPSQPACPYLSPQKTVSRTPGRPNSPTSMSQGFHHGIFGFSDGFDRSTSQGQQQHVAQQSRRDKLRVQGFETGDHPLVPIEEQGAESSIYDSTAAAAGASNMLSEMFNFPTSDLLASQIYRQTPRTGPMAGFSGDWYGANRQGVVLGGTNNLSSLGDSTVKHHHDGSHQQQHPISGLNADSAAAMQLFLMNPTLQPPPPPQQQHQRSPSPPPPAPPPTLHHHHHHQQQAFQSFGDASFSGAVGESQRLSLSLSSSLQQFEMPKAEELRVRDGVLYFNNQTQQQQQQHHPPSLHLQGHGHGQAVHIEYGPMGVVNVLRNSKYARAAQELLEEFCSVGRSQLKGSRIGRHRGSSSNPNLNPIHGGGGGASSSAAAAGSSSSSKDLPPLSPADRFEYQRKKAKLISMLDEVDRRYNHYCDQMQMVVNSFDSVMGFGAATPYTALAQKAMSRHFRCLKDAIAVQLKQTCELLGDKEAGSGSGLTKGETPRLRFIDQTLRQQRAFHQMGMMEQEAWRPQRGLPERSVNILRAWLFEHFLHPYPSDADKHLLARQTGLSRNQVSNWFINARVRLWKPMVEEMYQQEAKEDSEERETSEAGHQEAQSPAQQQQQQQHQQPQGQKPDTNAPSEMDPSLAPPSTSRHHHHLLATSSSSADNPPPAAVGHPSTGGAGGGGDNAPLVGIDAPELCRPDVHMGPTNDMYRYGATSAATLGPAAQMRFGTAGDVSLTLGLRHAGGNAAEKGRFSVRDFSG